A section of the Luteolibacter flavescens genome encodes:
- a CDS encoding ABC transporter permease gives MSMFWNAFIIALREIRRNLTRAFLTVIGVVIGVAAVVTLVTLGRGATETVKAQIEKVGSNLLTLRPGQGWGPQSAPLFSQDDLDSIRDQIPGIRSIAPMSNTSVQAISDEEARQTDIQGTTPAYFPIGNWDLSDGRFFTDEEVVDGATVAVIGETIRKELFPHGDAIGQKIRLQSTAVTVIGITAVKGQAGWGDDLDDNIIIPITTLQRRLNGQLSKQNLGQIMISTEDNYPSEAVVADLTSLMRERRYLSRNQQNNFSVFDSRQIADAVSSSTQVLTSLLGAVAGVSLLVGGIGIMNIMLVSVTERTREIGIRMAIGARAREVLLQFLVEAVTLSCVGGLCGIALAYGLCVGLAELVGAPFTFDPKINGIAFIFSAAIGILFGFMPARRAASLDPIEALRHE, from the coding sequence ATGAGCATGTTTTGGAATGCCTTCATCATCGCCCTGCGAGAGATCCGGCGAAACCTCACGCGCGCTTTCCTCACCGTGATCGGTGTGGTGATCGGTGTGGCCGCCGTGGTCACTCTCGTCACGCTCGGCCGTGGTGCCACGGAGACCGTAAAAGCCCAGATCGAAAAGGTGGGCAGCAATCTTCTCACCCTCCGCCCGGGTCAGGGCTGGGGGCCGCAATCCGCGCCGCTTTTCAGCCAGGACGATCTGGATTCCATCCGGGATCAGATCCCGGGCATCCGGTCGATCGCCCCGATGTCGAACACCAGTGTCCAGGCGATCTCCGACGAAGAGGCCCGGCAGACCGACATCCAGGGAACCACTCCGGCCTACTTCCCGATCGGAAACTGGGATCTCTCCGACGGACGCTTCTTCACGGACGAGGAGGTGGTCGATGGAGCGACGGTCGCCGTCATCGGCGAGACGATCCGCAAGGAGCTTTTCCCCCACGGCGATGCCATCGGTCAAAAGATCCGCCTGCAAAGCACCGCCGTCACCGTGATCGGCATCACCGCGGTGAAGGGACAGGCCGGCTGGGGTGATGACCTCGATGACAACATCATCATCCCCATCACCACGCTGCAGCGGCGGTTGAACGGCCAGCTTTCGAAGCAAAACCTCGGGCAGATCATGATCTCCACCGAGGACAACTACCCCAGCGAAGCCGTGGTGGCGGACCTGACCTCGTTGATGCGCGAGCGCCGCTACCTCAGCCGGAACCAGCAGAACAATTTCTCGGTCTTCGACAGCCGCCAGATCGCGGACGCCGTCAGCTCCAGCACGCAGGTGCTCACCTCGCTGCTCGGTGCGGTGGCCGGGGTCAGCCTGCTGGTCGGAGGCATCGGCATCATGAATATCATGCTGGTCTCCGTGACCGAGCGGACCCGCGAGATCGGCATCCGCATGGCCATCGGTGCGCGAGCGCGGGAAGTCCTTCTCCAGTTCCTGGTGGAGGCGGTGACCCTCTCCTGCGTCGGCGGCTTGTGCGGCATCGCCCTCGCCTACGGCCTCTGCGTGGGACTCGCGGAACTGGTGGGTGCGCCCTTCACCTTCGATCCGAAGATCAACGGCATCGCCTTCATCTTCTCCGCTGCCATCGGCATCCTCTTCGGCTTCATGCCAGCGCGCCGTGCGGCGAGCCTGGAT
- a CDS encoding ABC transporter ATP-binding protein, with protein MKNLIELRGLTKTYGRGDAAFQALRGVNMDIAEGEFLAVMGPSGSGKSTLMNLLGCLDTPSTGSYSFGGVAVESLNKDQRSLLRRTALGFIFQGFNLLARTSALENVELPLLYRGYSRKQRHEMARKALASVGLPDKERNTPSELSGGQQQRVAIARAIVTNPGTLFADEPTGNLDSKTTLEVMELLCRLNEDLGITVIMVTHEDDVAHYAKRIVHVRDGLIGSDEINTNRTPRRR; from the coding sequence ATGAAGAACCTCATCGAACTGCGCGGCCTGACGAAGACGTACGGTCGTGGCGATGCCGCATTCCAAGCGTTGCGCGGGGTGAACATGGACATCGCGGAGGGAGAATTCCTCGCCGTGATGGGTCCCAGCGGCTCGGGCAAATCGACGCTGATGAACCTGCTCGGCTGCCTCGATACTCCCAGCACGGGCAGCTACAGCTTCGGCGGCGTGGCCGTCGAATCCCTGAACAAGGACCAGCGCTCGCTGCTCCGCCGCACTGCGCTCGGCTTCATCTTCCAAGGCTTCAACCTGCTCGCACGGACCTCCGCGCTGGAAAATGTGGAGCTTCCCCTGCTCTACCGCGGCTATTCGCGCAAGCAGCGCCACGAGATGGCGCGCAAGGCCCTCGCCAGCGTGGGCCTGCCGGACAAGGAGCGCAACACGCCCTCCGAACTCTCCGGCGGCCAGCAGCAGCGCGTCGCCATCGCCCGCGCGATCGTCACCAATCCCGGCACCCTCTTCGCCGACGAGCCGACCGGCAACCTGGACTCGAAGACCACGCTCGAGGTGATGGAGCTGCTCTGCCGCCTCAATGAAGACCTCGGCATCACCGTCATCATGGTGACCCACGAGGACGACGTCGCCCACTACGCCAAGCGCATCGTTCACGTCCGCGACGGCTTGATCGGTTCGGACGAGATCAATACCAACCGCACCCCTAGAAGACGATGA